A genomic segment from Vagococcus zengguangii encodes:
- a CDS encoding SPFH domain-containing protein — translation MGLIKAAVSTISGSLADQWLEVIEPDNLTNRTLMTKGVLMVRDRKGSNTKRSDGVITDGSVIHVYPNTMMLLIDGGKIIDYTAEEGYYTVKNESAPSLFNGNLKEAIKESFSRFKFGGVSPQNQQVVYINLQEITDIKFGTKTALNYFDNFYNAELFVRAHGSYSIKITDPILFYGNVASKSSPQIEADGLAEQYADEFLTALQTTIGQMSVEGTQVSHLISKSTELSEHMGNVLDDKWTTLRGIEIVSAAVASISYDDTSKELINMRNKGAMLGDANIREGYVQGSIASGIEAAGSNTAGAGTTFMGMGMGMNAGGSFMGEASKTNREMAAAQAANNASTNATESNTNEWTCPNDGAVNTGKFCSECGGAKPAEPGAGIQMRCGACQEVVTINGSMPKFCPECGQPFSGTAV, via the coding sequence ATGGGATTAATTAAAGCAGCTGTTTCAACAATTTCTGGTAGCCTAGCTGATCAATGGCTTGAGGTCATCGAACCGGATAATTTAACCAATCGTACGTTGATGACAAAAGGCGTTTTAATGGTTAGAGATCGTAAAGGTTCTAACACCAAGCGTTCTGATGGTGTCATTACTGATGGCTCTGTTATCCATGTGTACCCTAATACCATGATGTTATTAATTGATGGTGGAAAAATCATCGATTACACAGCTGAGGAAGGTTATTATACTGTTAAAAATGAAAGTGCTCCTTCTTTATTCAACGGTAATTTAAAAGAAGCGATTAAAGAATCATTTAGCCGTTTCAAATTTGGTGGTGTCTCACCTCAAAACCAACAAGTAGTTTATATCAACTTACAAGAAATTACTGATATTAAATTCGGGACAAAAACAGCCTTAAACTATTTTGATAATTTCTATAATGCTGAATTATTTGTTCGTGCACATGGTAGTTACTCAATTAAAATCACTGACCCTATTTTGTTCTATGGAAACGTTGCATCAAAATCAAGCCCACAAATCGAAGCAGATGGTTTAGCAGAACAATATGCTGATGAATTCTTAACCGCTTTACAAACAACTATCGGTCAAATGTCGGTAGAAGGCACTCAAGTGAGTCATTTAATTTCTAAATCTACTGAATTAAGCGAACATATGGGCAATGTCTTAGATGACAAATGGACAACACTACGCGGTATCGAAATTGTTTCAGCAGCAGTTGCTAGCATTTCTTATGATGACACCTCTAAAGAATTAATCAACATGCGTAACAAAGGAGCGATGCTTGGCGATGCTAACATTCGTGAAGGTTACGTTCAAGGTTCTATTGCAAGCGGAATTGAAGCAGCAGGTTCTAACACAGCGGGTGCCGGTACTACCTTCATGGGTATGGGCATGGGCATGAACGCGGGTGGTAGTTTCATGGGTGAAGCCTCTAAAACAAACCGTGAAATGGCAGCTGCTCAAGCAGCAAATAATGCCTCAACTAACGCTACAGAATCTAACACTAACGAATGGACATGTCCTAACGACGGAGCAGTCAACACAGGTAAATTCTGTTCTGAATGTGGTGGCGCTAAACCTGCAGAACCAGGTGCTGGCATTCAAATGCGTTGTGGAGCTTGTCAAGAAGTCGTGACAATCAACGGCTCAATGCCTAAATTCTGTCCAGAATGTGGCCAACCATTCTCAGGAACAGCCGTTTAG
- the dnaX gene encoding DNA polymerase III subunit gamma/tau produces the protein MAYQALYRVWRSQRFDDIVGQKTVTQTLKNALSQHKTSHAYLFTGPRGTGKTSAAKIFAKAINCPNQVDGEPCNECHICKAITEGRLNDVIEIDAASNNGVDEIREIREKVKYAPTQVSYKVYIIDEVHMLSTGAFNALLKTLEEPPQNVLFILATTEPHKIPATIISRTQRFDFKRIQTEDIVEHLGYILNDMDYAYDEQSLYIIARAAEGGMRDALSLLDQALSFSDERLTEQDALQVTGSLTHEMMDQYLTDCANGEVEAALAGVQKILSEGKEANRFIEDVLLYSRDLLIYKQAPEFLNLQRGYVSEGFKQLASELTNDKIYRYIDLLSETQQQLKVSTHATVYLEVVTVKLAKLRINVPNDVPVASGQVAIAPEQLVQLQQQLEALQQELAEVKQNGVTLSSTTPQVQSAKTKPSQFKLPKGLVYNVLKEATRESLRETQDVWGDLLQMLSTRERGMIRNSHPVAASNTEVVVTFDSDFVCHMLNNDDSLQQAIQMNLQRLIQKPLKAVFIPEVSWAMLRNDYLKEHPFEKKQEATISPDVQVAEIDQQQASQEVVEKAIEFFGEELVEISEE, from the coding sequence TTGGCATATCAAGCATTATACCGCGTTTGGCGTTCCCAACGTTTTGATGACATTGTGGGACAAAAAACGGTTACTCAAACATTAAAAAATGCACTATCGCAACATAAAACCTCTCATGCGTATCTGTTTACCGGACCACGAGGAACAGGTAAAACGAGTGCGGCAAAAATATTTGCCAAAGCGATTAACTGTCCGAATCAAGTGGACGGCGAGCCATGTAATGAATGCCATATTTGTAAAGCTATTACAGAAGGTCGTCTTAATGACGTTATTGAAATAGATGCGGCAAGTAATAACGGAGTGGATGAAATTCGTGAAATCCGTGAGAAAGTTAAATACGCGCCCACTCAAGTTTCTTACAAAGTTTATATTATTGATGAGGTCCATATGCTGTCGACAGGCGCATTTAATGCGTTATTAAAAACGTTGGAAGAACCACCTCAAAATGTATTATTTATTTTGGCTACAACCGAACCACATAAGATTCCGGCGACGATTATTTCTAGGACACAACGCTTTGATTTCAAACGAATTCAAACGGAAGATATCGTGGAACATTTAGGTTATATTTTAAATGATATGGACTATGCTTATGATGAGCAAAGTCTGTATATTATTGCACGCGCTGCTGAAGGTGGTATGCGTGATGCTTTGAGTTTGTTAGACCAGGCGTTATCGTTTAGTGATGAACGTTTAACCGAACAAGATGCCTTGCAAGTAACGGGGAGTTTAACTCATGAGATGATGGATCAATACTTAACTGATTGTGCTAATGGTGAAGTTGAAGCAGCGTTAGCAGGTGTACAGAAAATATTATCAGAAGGTAAGGAAGCCAATCGTTTTATTGAAGATGTCTTGTTGTATAGTCGTGATTTATTGATTTATAAACAAGCACCAGAATTTTTAAACTTACAACGTGGATATGTTTCGGAAGGATTTAAACAATTAGCGAGCGAGTTAACAAATGATAAAATTTACCGCTATATTGATTTGTTGAGCGAAACACAACAACAATTAAAAGTTAGTACCCACGCGACGGTTTATTTAGAAGTCGTAACGGTTAAGTTAGCAAAATTAAGAATCAACGTACCAAATGATGTGCCAGTAGCTAGTGGTCAAGTGGCGATTGCACCAGAACAATTGGTTCAGTTACAGCAACAATTGGAAGCATTACAACAAGAATTAGCCGAAGTTAAGCAAAATGGTGTGACACTAAGTAGCACAACCCCACAAGTCCAATCAGCTAAAACTAAACCAAGTCAGTTCAAATTACCAAAAGGTTTAGTTTATAATGTTTTGAAAGAAGCAACCCGTGAAAGTCTGCGAGAAACGCAAGACGTATGGGGCGATTTATTACAAATGTTGTCGACTCGTGAAAGAGGGATGATTCGTAATAGTCATCCGGTAGCGGCAAGTAATACTGAAGTGGTCGTAACGTTTGATAGTGATTTTGTTTGTCACATGTTGAACAATGATGACTCACTTCAACAAGCGATTCAAATGAACTTACAACGCTTAATTCAAAAGCCATTAAAAGCTGTCTTCATTCCAGAAGTCAGCTGGGCGATGTTACGTAATGACTACCTAAAAGAACATCCTTTCGAGAAGAAACAAGAAGCAACGATTAGTCCGGATGTACAAGTAGCAGAAATAGATCAACAGCAAGCGAGTCAAGAAGTGGTCGAAAAAGCCATTGAATTTTTTGGTGAAGAATTAGTTGAAATATCAGAAGAGTAA
- a CDS encoding YbaB/EbfC family nucleoid-associated protein: protein MMRGMGNMQGMMKQMQKMQKEMATAQEALEAKTYTGTTTGDLVTVTFNGKKEMLSLDIKPEVIDPEDPEMLQDLIITAVNDAIKKVTVDSEATMGKYTKGLPGF, encoded by the coding sequence ATGATGCGTGGAATGGGAAATATGCAAGGTATGATGAAACAAATGCAAAAAATGCAAAAAGAAATGGCAACAGCTCAAGAAGCTTTAGAAGCTAAAACATATACAGGAACAACAACTGGTGATTTAGTAACTGTGACATTTAACGGTAAAAAAGAAATGTTAAGCTTAGATATTAAACCAGAAGTCATCGATCCAGAAGATCCAGAAATGTTACAAGATTTAATCATCACAGCCGTGAATGACGCTATCAAAAAAGTAACAGTCGATTCAGAAGCAACAATGGGCAAATACACAAAAGGCCTACCAGGGTTCTAA